One genomic region from Amycolatopsis sp. FBCC-B4732 encodes:
- a CDS encoding TauD/TfdA family dioxygenase: protein MTIPLCELTIGYEFSDAGRDAFAAALAGVILSPYKFYEPFRRQASAVVDTGGVPEDFLAFCRALRDRDRAQEPVVLVRNAPIDRDVPPFDPDDPVRSKYRLKTTFVAEAFLEVFAALTGVTAIGNIDIAYGDVYNDIYPKRSAWHTHSSKGLLSQPFHKDLGSQPIVPDHIHMLSMRCAPENDVCTSFVRSVDMLRELREDELDLVREPVFFTPADPATSYDTGGVYPSHPILTGTARMRFTQGRTRGRTPEAEAVARRLDEQPGRFRKRVQLMPGDLAAVSNHLSLHAREVHEVRDEEALRTRWIIKSANLDDTGPYRRHLVAGTDYLMSDEVA from the coding sequence ATGACCATTCCCCTGTGCGAGCTGACCATCGGCTACGAGTTCTCCGACGCCGGCCGCGACGCCTTCGCCGCGGCTTTGGCGGGCGTGATCCTCAGTCCTTACAAGTTCTACGAGCCGTTCCGGCGCCAGGCGAGCGCGGTCGTCGACACCGGTGGGGTGCCCGAAGACTTCCTCGCGTTCTGCCGCGCCCTGCGGGACCGGGACCGCGCGCAGGAGCCGGTCGTCCTCGTCCGGAACGCTCCCATCGACCGGGACGTGCCGCCGTTCGACCCGGACGACCCGGTGCGGTCGAAGTACCGGCTCAAGACCACGTTCGTGGCCGAGGCCTTCCTCGAGGTGTTCGCCGCGCTGACCGGTGTCACCGCCATCGGCAACATCGACATCGCCTACGGCGACGTGTACAACGACATCTACCCGAAGCGGTCGGCGTGGCACACGCACTCGTCCAAGGGCTTGCTTTCCCAGCCGTTCCACAAGGATCTCGGCAGCCAGCCGATCGTGCCCGACCACATCCACATGCTGTCGATGCGGTGCGCGCCGGAGAACGACGTCTGCACGTCGTTCGTCCGTTCCGTGGACATGCTGCGCGAGCTGCGTGAAGACGAGCTGGACCTGGTGCGGGAGCCGGTTTTCTTCACCCCGGCCGATCCGGCCACCAGCTACGACACCGGCGGCGTGTACCCGTCACACCCGATCCTCACCGGAACCGCGCGGATGCGGTTCACCCAAGGGCGGACCCGGGGACGCACCCCGGAAGCGGAGGCCGTCGCGCGCCGGCTCGACGAGCAGCCGGGCCGGTTCCGGAAGCGGGTGCAGCTGATGCCCGGCGACCTCGCCGCCGTCAGCAACCACCTGTCGCTGCACGCACGGGAGGTGCACGAGGTCCGGGACGAGGAGGCGTTGCGGACGCGCTGGATCATCAAGTCGGCCAACCTCGACGACACCGGCCCGTACCGGCGGCACCTCGTCGCGGGCACCGACTACCTGATGTCCGACGAGGTGGCGTGA
- a CDS encoding DUF692 family multinuclear iron-containing protein has protein sequence MEFGPDYFADVPRYGLGIGMNPSDFHEAYLDPARAGVDFFEVTAPSARRRGPVPYADVRRRHERQGQGGFSRRGVRELAGHATVLVHSTNVNPVYAEPPTEHDLAELGELLRVSGSPWVTEDLGVWLMSERHVYPHFMPLPLTADTLAVTIDNVTRVQRILGRPFNAEFPPMSYVLGDMNAFEFFDRLCTATGCGMCVDVGHVLSYQLARGASATADFHRIPWQHVTEIHFAGGSIDLVREGFFYQDDHGDREVVSVCFDLIDEVIATAPHLRAIALELFGARRPERALRRLQATRERPSVRAWLDGNATETAAEPLAQSRQTAKVRAVALFDLLHSDRPISGDRLHEQGPELLDAFATAERRRWDYDRQSRLLVVGDGIASYFPVTASWVRRLAGWSAEQLYGRLIDGLDGSRPMDLTNVTDAFHSLLPDMAEARNVHELLRCETWMNTCVADGGAEREQQFGVDVDRAAKGAADPAVTLSGLAERITLVYLGDGRFARRGKTAPTSRPSAPGRDEEPPVCGTARCCSGD, from the coding sequence ATGGAGTTCGGCCCGGACTACTTCGCCGACGTTCCGCGGTACGGGCTGGGGATCGGCATGAACCCGTCCGATTTCCACGAGGCCTATCTCGACCCGGCTCGAGCCGGCGTGGACTTCTTCGAGGTCACCGCCCCGAGCGCGCGGCGGCGCGGGCCGGTCCCGTACGCCGACGTCCGCCGCCGCCACGAACGCCAGGGACAGGGCGGGTTCTCCCGCCGCGGTGTGCGCGAGCTCGCCGGGCACGCGACGGTGCTGGTGCACAGTACGAATGTCAATCCGGTCTACGCCGAGCCGCCGACCGAGCACGACCTCGCGGAGCTCGGCGAGCTCCTGCGGGTGAGCGGCTCGCCGTGGGTCACCGAGGACCTGGGTGTCTGGCTGATGAGCGAACGGCACGTGTACCCGCACTTCATGCCGTTGCCGCTGACCGCCGACACCCTCGCCGTGACGATCGACAACGTCACCCGGGTGCAGCGCATCCTCGGACGCCCGTTCAACGCGGAGTTCCCGCCCATGTCGTACGTGCTCGGCGACATGAACGCTTTCGAGTTCTTCGACCGCCTGTGCACGGCCACCGGCTGCGGGATGTGCGTAGACGTCGGGCACGTGCTCAGCTACCAGCTGGCCCGCGGTGCCTCCGCCACCGCCGACTTCCACCGGATCCCCTGGCAGCACGTCACCGAGATCCACTTCGCGGGCGGGAGCATCGACCTGGTGCGGGAAGGGTTCTTCTACCAGGACGACCACGGGGACCGGGAAGTCGTGTCGGTCTGCTTCGACCTGATCGACGAGGTGATCGCCACCGCGCCCCACCTCCGTGCGATCGCGCTCGAGCTGTTCGGCGCCCGCCGCCCCGAGCGCGCGCTGCGCAGGCTGCAGGCCACCCGGGAACGCCCGTCGGTGCGTGCGTGGCTCGACGGGAACGCAACCGAGACCGCGGCCGAGCCGCTCGCGCAGAGCAGGCAGACCGCGAAGGTCCGAGCCGTGGCGCTGTTCGACCTCCTGCACTCCGACCGGCCGATATCCGGTGACCGCCTGCACGAACAGGGGCCGGAGCTGCTCGACGCGTTCGCCACCGCGGAACGCCGGCGGTGGGACTACGACCGGCAGTCCCGGCTGCTCGTCGTCGGCGACGGCATCGCGTCGTACTTCCCGGTGACGGCGTCCTGGGTGCGCCGCCTGGCCGGGTGGTCAGCAGAGCAGCTGTACGGCCGGCTGATCGACGGCCTCGACGGCAGCCGCCCGATGGACCTGACCAACGTCACGGACGCCTTCCACAGTCTGCTGCCCGACATGGCCGAAGCCCGGAACGTGCACGAACTCCTGCGCTGCGAAACGTGGATGAACACCTGTGTCGCGGACGGCGGTGCCGAGCGGGAGCAGCAGTTCGGCGTGGACGTCGACCGCGCGGCGAAGGGTGCCGCGGACCCGGCGGTCACCCTGTCCGGGCTCGCGGAGCGGATCACACTGGTGTACCTGGGCGACGGCCGGTTCGCGCGGCGGGGAAAGACGGCACCGACCTCACGGCCGTCCGCGCCGGGCCGCGATGAGGAACCCCCGGTGTGCGGCACCGCCCGCTGCTGCTCGGGCGACTGA
- a CDS encoding nucleotidyltransferase domain-containing protein codes for MDGESRSTRPGSAGNDTFFLARRAARELADRPGVIGAFVVGGIAQGLHTPNSDIDIHLVGGDSPAPRTQFGIGRTRVDVHQVPLTRLAALVDAVTAADVADALAPTVPTADLELLARVSQADVVVASDALRALLDRLATSAPAVRRQLLRHWLTTAHLWWEDHDGFLRIGEQDGALDAARRSLVAAGKAVLVARGDLHPAPKWVWRQLDRSAPRGFPTELFRALGRADLASARDGVTTADLEQLLQTCLLAAATVGWHGGALADWTHWQRGSGALARAAGWHPRAAVTGVVAALAGRRRVALRPDAALVWALSGGVTDEELAERIRAVGAELPVYANLTAARREVVVARLLASGLLVRDRG; via the coding sequence GTGGACGGGGAATCTCGTTCCACACGGCCCGGCTCCGCCGGCAACGACACTTTTTTCCTCGCGCGGCGGGCCGCGCGGGAATTGGCGGACCGCCCCGGCGTCATCGGCGCATTTGTCGTGGGCGGTATTGCGCAGGGATTGCACACCCCGAACAGTGATATCGACATCCACCTCGTCGGCGGCGATTCACCGGCGCCGCGGACGCAGTTCGGCATCGGCCGGACCCGCGTCGACGTGCACCAGGTGCCGCTCACCCGGCTGGCCGCGCTCGTCGACGCGGTGACGGCCGCCGATGTGGCCGATGCGCTCGCCCCGACCGTGCCGACCGCAGACCTCGAACTGCTGGCCAGGGTGTCGCAGGCGGACGTCGTGGTGGCCTCCGATGCGCTGCGAGCCCTCCTGGACCGGCTGGCCACGAGTGCCCCGGCCGTGCGCCGGCAGCTGCTGCGACACTGGCTCACGACCGCGCACCTGTGGTGGGAGGACCACGACGGCTTCCTCCGCATCGGCGAGCAGGACGGCGCGCTCGACGCGGCGCGGCGGAGCCTCGTCGCGGCGGGCAAGGCGGTGCTGGTCGCCCGCGGCGACCTCCACCCGGCACCGAAGTGGGTGTGGCGGCAGCTGGACCGCTCGGCGCCGCGCGGGTTCCCCACCGAACTGTTCCGGGCACTGGGCCGGGCCGATCTTGCCTCCGCGCGTGACGGGGTGACCACTGCCGACCTCGAACAGCTCCTGCAGACCTGCCTGCTGGCCGCGGCCACGGTCGGCTGGCACGGCGGTGCCCTGGCGGACTGGACGCACTGGCAGCGGGGGAGCGGGGCTTTGGCGCGGGCGGCCGGCTGGCACCCCCGAGCGGCGGTCACCGGGGTGGTGGCCGCTCTCGCGGGCCGCCGCCGAGTCGCCCTGCGCCCGGACGCGGCACTGGTGTGGGCCTTGAGCGGTGGCGTGACGGACGAGGAACTGGCCGAGCGGATCCGTGCCGTGGGCGCGGAACTTCCGGTCTACGCGAACCTGACCGCCGCGCGCCGCGAGGTCGTCGTGGCGCGGCTGCTCGCGTCGGGACTGCTGGTCCGGGACCGCGGATGA
- a CDS encoding peptidylprolyl isomerase encodes MTDIELRFRESAVLDLFLALHRELKGRMPWEIGLVQNPPVADIARFRTALRALRGNGADTLPAWLATAHDIAELSGPSPAAPAAIAEPVGAALTAAAPVLMPVIDRWAGRRTAAAVEVARLLPFDRIEPLLRNALGVTDGPPLSLALHLVPYAPHSPGVGFLTEGGRPAAAYADCRRFSGSTLADCVLTLVCWALLTTSDGPATLTAELAARLPGATPYARRLRAVLIKLLVEYTAGHFVAAEEPTHRACVDVLGSAWRFPRLVAVVERHWGAFLAGRMSREEALSALAGEVASHRPQWYVDHVDGSSLAADFYLLEMMTAGGDREAGIRLARWVPRLAYYFARQLDLIIGLELGHYERAHTDPLPDPLVTFIRQVTSESSSVAWARVRAELGQVRALSLAADAFAGPGTEYGGRLWAPVATLLRAYVCHELSEAVFVDQCFTMEHNNGSLFDKFFLTEDMPAVLDAQAAGDVDVLLAHASAEVRCRWQGYARGKLRAADPAWAAGGAAVPLPAPSAAPLWTTCTITAGTPGALGCGSSATAEEIRGPGRRPDPRPVHVRDRVLRKPISLPLRRYVGVRATLLTNLGPVTMNLWPELAPYSVDNFVRLAEGTRRWKDPHTGRDGDGGFYDGTRFFRRVPGFLVQAGDRTETGQGGPGYRVPDEPDARRPFDRPFLVALSNLGPASSGSQFFVTLAPAEHLSGYFNQFGEIADDASRSVLASIAVAEQPPVVESVAVAVW; translated from the coding sequence ATGACCGATATCGAACTCCGGTTCCGGGAGAGCGCCGTCCTGGACCTCTTCCTCGCCCTGCACCGTGAACTGAAGGGCCGGATGCCCTGGGAGATCGGCCTGGTGCAGAACCCGCCGGTGGCCGACATCGCGCGGTTCCGCACCGCTCTTCGTGCCCTGCGCGGCAACGGTGCCGACACCCTGCCCGCCTGGCTCGCGACCGCGCACGACATCGCCGAGCTGTCCGGCCCGTCGCCGGCCGCACCCGCCGCGATCGCGGAACCGGTCGGGGCCGCGCTCACGGCCGCGGCGCCGGTCCTCATGCCGGTCATCGACCGATGGGCTGGCCGGCGGACGGCCGCGGCGGTCGAAGTCGCCCGGCTCCTGCCGTTCGACCGGATCGAACCGCTGCTGCGGAACGCGCTCGGTGTCACCGACGGCCCGCCGCTGTCGCTGGCGCTGCACTTGGTGCCCTACGCGCCGCATTCTCCGGGTGTCGGGTTCCTGACCGAGGGTGGCAGGCCTGCCGCCGCCTACGCCGACTGCCGTCGCTTCTCCGGATCCACCCTCGCCGACTGCGTGCTCACGCTGGTCTGCTGGGCGCTTCTGACCACATCGGACGGTCCCGCCACCCTCACCGCGGAGCTGGCCGCGCGGCTGCCCGGGGCGACGCCTTACGCACGCAGGCTCCGCGCCGTGCTGATCAAGCTCCTCGTCGAGTACACGGCCGGGCACTTCGTCGCGGCGGAAGAACCCACGCACCGCGCGTGCGTGGACGTGCTCGGGTCCGCCTGGCGCTTCCCCCGGCTCGTCGCGGTGGTCGAGCGGCACTGGGGCGCGTTCCTCGCGGGGCGGATGAGCCGTGAAGAGGCACTGTCCGCATTGGCCGGGGAAGTAGCCTCGCACCGGCCACAGTGGTACGTCGACCACGTGGACGGGTCGTCCCTGGCCGCCGACTTCTACCTCCTCGAAATGATGACGGCGGGCGGCGACCGCGAAGCCGGGATCCGGCTCGCGCGCTGGGTGCCCCGGCTCGCCTACTACTTCGCCCGCCAGCTCGACCTGATCATCGGCCTGGAACTGGGGCACTACGAACGCGCGCACACCGACCCCCTCCCAGACCCGCTCGTGACGTTCATCAGGCAGGTGACGTCCGAGTCGAGCTCGGTCGCCTGGGCGCGGGTGCGGGCGGAACTGGGCCAGGTGCGGGCCCTGTCCCTGGCGGCGGACGCGTTCGCCGGGCCCGGCACCGAGTACGGCGGCCGGCTCTGGGCTCCGGTCGCCACGCTGCTGCGCGCGTACGTCTGCCACGAGCTGTCCGAGGCGGTCTTCGTCGACCAGTGCTTCACCATGGAGCACAACAACGGATCGCTGTTCGACAAGTTCTTCCTGACCGAGGACATGCCCGCGGTGCTGGACGCGCAGGCGGCGGGCGACGTCGACGTCCTGCTGGCGCACGCCTCGGCCGAGGTCCGGTGCCGGTGGCAGGGCTACGCGCGCGGCAAGCTCCGCGCCGCCGACCCCGCATGGGCCGCCGGCGGCGCCGCGGTTCCGCTCCCGGCCCCGTCCGCGGCTCCACTGTGGACGACCTGCACGATCACGGCGGGCACGCCGGGCGCACTCGGGTGCGGCAGTTCCGCGACGGCCGAAGAGATCCGCGGGCCGGGACGCCGGCCCGATCCGCGGCCGGTGCACGTGCGCGACCGGGTGCTGCGCAAGCCCATCTCGTTGCCGCTGCGCCGCTACGTCGGTGTGAGGGCGACGCTGCTGACGAACCTGGGGCCGGTGACCATGAACCTGTGGCCCGAGCTGGCCCCGTACTCGGTGGACAACTTCGTGCGCCTCGCCGAGGGCACCCGCCGGTGGAAGGACCCGCACACCGGGCGGGACGGGGACGGCGGCTTCTACGACGGCACGCGGTTCTTCCGGCGGGTGCCCGGGTTCCTGGTGCAGGCCGGGGACCGGACCGAGACCGGCCAGGGTGGTCCCGGCTACCGCGTGCCGGACGAGCCGGACGCCCGGCGACCGTTCGACCGGCCGTTCCTCGTCGCGCTGTCGAACCTGGGCCCGGCCAGCTCCGGTTCGCAGTTCTTCGTCACGCTGGCTCCCGCCGAGCACCTGTCCGGCTACTTCAACCAGTTCGGGGAGATCGCCGACGACGCCTCACGGTCCGTGCTCGCCTCGATCGCCGTGGCCGAGCAGCCGCCGGTCGTCGAGTCCGTCGCCGTGGCGGTCTGGTGA
- a CDS encoding ParB/RepB/Spo0J family partition protein, translating into MSRLFPADSPRLGGEDLRHVELLAESGGPLPPILVHRSSMRVIDGMHRLRVAQLRGDQTIAVRFFDGSDDFAFVLSVAANIAHGLPLSLVDRRAAARRIVTSRPDWSDRAIAAATGLAAKTVKGIRQSATADLPQSNTRLGRDGRMRPVSAAEGRRVAGEIFAARPDVSLREVARIAGISTGTARDVRIRLSNGGSPVPGPPARPDQGPARSEKDSASILRALRTDPSLRHSNAGRLLLRWLHRKAVDRHGWRDLTSMVPGHCVGVVAELARACAHEWGRFADELEQRDDAPV; encoded by the coding sequence ATGAGCAGGCTTTTCCCGGCCGACTCCCCTCGGCTCGGCGGGGAAGACCTGCGGCACGTCGAGCTGCTCGCCGAGTCCGGTGGCCCGCTTCCGCCGATCCTCGTCCACCGCTCGTCGATGCGCGTGATCGACGGCATGCACCGGCTGCGGGTGGCCCAGTTGCGCGGGGACCAGACGATCGCTGTGAGGTTCTTCGACGGCAGCGACGACTTCGCTTTCGTGCTGTCCGTGGCCGCGAACATCGCGCACGGGCTGCCGCTGTCGCTGGTCGACCGGCGGGCTGCGGCACGTCGGATCGTGACGTCGCGGCCGGACTGGTCGGACCGCGCCATCGCCGCCGCCACCGGGCTGGCGGCCAAGACGGTCAAAGGTATCCGGCAGAGTGCAACCGCGGACCTTCCGCAGTCGAACACCCGGCTCGGCCGCGACGGGCGGATGCGGCCGGTGAGTGCGGCCGAAGGTCGGCGGGTCGCCGGCGAGATCTTCGCGGCCCGCCCCGACGTCTCGCTGCGCGAGGTCGCCCGCATCGCCGGCATCTCGACCGGGACCGCCCGCGACGTCCGGATCCGCCTCTCGAACGGGGGGTCGCCGGTACCCGGGCCACCGGCGAGGCCGGATCAGGGGCCGGCCCGGTCCGAAAAGGACTCCGCGTCGATCCTGCGGGCCTTGCGGACGGATCCCTCACTGAGGCATTCCAACGCCGGCCGGCTCCTGCTGCGGTGGCTGCACCGCAAGGCGGTCGACCGGCACGGCTGGCGGGATCTCACGAGCATGGTCCCCGGGCACTGCGTCGGCGTCGTCGCCGAGCTGGCCCGTGCCTGTGCCCATGAGTGGGGGCGGTTCGCCGACGAACTGGAGCAGCGGGACGATGCCCCGGTGTGA
- a CDS encoding Acg family FMN-binding oxidoreductase — protein sequence MDSPDWTPAETEVLVRSMMRAPSVHNTQPWLLDVAPGELSVRERAEPALPHHDPDGRDRAASCGAAVANLELAVRTLGRTAEVAFLPDDGQAELVARVAVGGAEAPSVEELRRYGAIARRASHRAPFEGLVVPEPVVREIVAAGGAAGVEARPVREVAAVARLLHFAARSFQQDGGYQRELSLWTIRDERAHHHGVGLPASRVPAGSVPWAGLVRRATEIPLPAELERRLAAETLLLFVTADDARSDHVRAGYAMERAWLAAVDVGLAAAVLTQPLHLEPVRSALCEDLGLTGFPQALLRIGYTAEADPAAPRRAVEEVLRQGFSPSAH from the coding sequence ATGGATAGTCCCGATTGGACGCCGGCCGAGACCGAGGTGCTGGTCCGGTCGATGATGCGCGCGCCGTCGGTGCACAACACCCAGCCGTGGCTGCTGGACGTCGCACCGGGAGAACTTTCCGTGCGCGAGCGTGCCGAACCGGCCCTCCCGCACCACGACCCGGACGGACGCGACCGCGCCGCTTCCTGCGGTGCCGCCGTGGCCAACCTCGAGCTGGCCGTCCGCACGCTGGGCCGGACGGCCGAGGTCGCGTTCCTGCCGGACGACGGGCAGGCGGAGCTGGTGGCGCGCGTCGCCGTCGGCGGTGCCGAGGCGCCGAGCGTCGAAGAGCTGCGCCGCTACGGGGCGATCGCCCGCCGGGCCAGCCACCGTGCGCCGTTCGAAGGCCTGGTCGTGCCGGAGCCGGTGGTCCGCGAGATCGTCGCGGCCGGGGGAGCAGCGGGCGTCGAGGCGCGGCCCGTCCGGGAGGTCGCCGCCGTCGCCCGGCTGCTGCACTTCGCGGCGAGGAGCTTTCAGCAGGACGGCGGGTACCAGCGCGAGCTGTCCTTGTGGACGATCCGGGACGAGCGCGCCCACCACCACGGTGTCGGGCTCCCGGCCAGCCGTGTCCCGGCCGGCTCGGTGCCCTGGGCGGGTCTGGTCCGCCGGGCGACCGAGATCCCGCTGCCGGCCGAGCTGGAGCGTCGTCTGGCGGCCGAGACGCTGCTGCTGTTCGTGACCGCGGACGACGCGCGCTCCGACCACGTCCGCGCCGGCTACGCGATGGAACGGGCCTGGCTCGCGGCGGTCGACGTCGGCTTGGCGGCGGCGGTGCTGACGCAGCCGTTGCACCTGGAGCCCGTCCGGTCCGCGCTGTGCGAAGACCTCGGTCTGACCGGCTTCCCGCAGGCTCTCCTGCGCATCGGCTACACCGCGGAGGCCGATCCGGCCGCGCCACGACGGGCTGTCGAAGAGGTGCTGCGCCAGGGCTTTTCGCCGTCCGCGCACTGA
- a CDS encoding endonuclease/exonuclease/phosphatase family protein has product MVRVLSWNLWWRFGDWRARRRLILEVLAETAPDICGLQEVWQDDEENLAESLAGELGLRWAWGPARNQRYWQRRIRDDSVRHGTAVLSRWPIERTRVTILSDAHARTALSALVRTPDGLLPFHTAHLSAHGDVRFRCDQVQRLCRAAVDWGPGDLPAVLTGDFNARPASPVLDAVRGHFTDAWPGAAGPGHTWLTGDAEAPGGAMSVRIDYVLVGAGGSLTVRSAAVAADEPRNALWASDHAAVVVDLVAVRRSPDRHGDGLDDRRLLGHGDRGEHGP; this is encoded by the coding sequence GTGGTCCGGGTACTCAGCTGGAACCTGTGGTGGCGGTTCGGCGACTGGCGGGCACGGCGCCGGCTCATCCTGGAAGTCCTCGCCGAAACCGCGCCCGACATCTGCGGTCTGCAGGAGGTGTGGCAGGACGACGAGGAGAACCTCGCCGAGTCGCTGGCCGGCGAGCTGGGCCTGCGGTGGGCGTGGGGCCCGGCGCGCAACCAGCGGTACTGGCAGCGGCGGATCCGGGACGACTCGGTCCGGCACGGCACCGCCGTGCTGAGCAGGTGGCCGATCGAGCGGACGCGCGTCACGATCTTGTCCGACGCGCACGCCAGGACCGCGCTGAGCGCCCTGGTCCGCACCCCGGACGGCCTGCTGCCGTTCCACACCGCCCACCTGTCCGCCCACGGTGACGTCCGCTTCCGGTGCGACCAGGTGCAGCGGCTGTGCCGGGCGGCCGTGGACTGGGGCCCCGGCGACTTGCCCGCGGTGCTCACCGGAGACTTCAACGCCCGCCCGGCGTCACCGGTGCTCGACGCCGTGCGCGGCCACTTCACCGACGCGTGGCCCGGTGCCGCCGGACCCGGGCACACTTGGCTGACCGGGGATGCGGAGGCGCCGGGTGGCGCGATGTCCGTGCGGATCGACTACGTCCTCGTCGGCGCCGGCGGCAGCCTCACGGTCCGGTCGGCAGCGGTGGCCGCCGACGAGCCGAGGAACGCGCTGTGGGCGTCGGACCACGCCGCGGTCGTGGTCGACCTCGTCGCCGTACGGCGGTCACCAGACCGCCACGGCGACGGACTCGACGACCGGCGGCTGCTCGGCCACGGCGATCGAGGCGAGCACGGACCGTGA
- a CDS encoding RiPP maturation radical SAM C-methyltransferase, whose amino-acid sequence MTVTLRVALVTMPWARVDAPSIQCGLLKSLAVAAGHRCEVLYPNLDLAALLGGSLYDAVADLPSERLHMLGEWLFSHAAFGPLRGEDAYFAEYPELAGLWHELTGEDLGHLVSLRREVLPGWLGKLLGDIAWDTYDVIGFSSTFLQNTASLALGRLIRDRFPGPRLVYGGANFDGEMGEEYSRRLPWLDYVVSGEADTTFPALLAAIANGERGTGLPGVHVRDAVSLPLAGPAATAVPVRNLDSLPVPDYHEYFEALDRYDRRTVLGGKPVTLPVELSRGCWWGQKHHCTFCGLNSAGMAYRAKTAGRAMTELSALLRDYPAVHVDAVDNILDMSYLSSLCVRLGEQHWDVNLFFEVKANLNRAQLSTMRRAGIHRVQPGIESLSTHVLGLMRKGATVLTNVRFMKWARYYDIFVLWNMLMGVPGENDEDYRTQAELIPLLHHLQPPSGSAGIWLERFSPYFTDPSFPISGVRPNANYRHVYPETLDHAKIAYFFDYEAAGVSSAAARSALGEAIGEWRRRWRSPRRPQLVYQRLPGLLRVVDQRGDQVKVAELPGWRAAAYEAAGDAPRSAAGVRRTLLELGDDVAEASVRAFLDSCCRAGIMLADDGHYLAIALPENPDW is encoded by the coding sequence GTGACCGTGACGCTGCGGGTCGCGCTGGTCACGATGCCGTGGGCGCGGGTGGACGCACCGTCGATCCAGTGCGGCCTGCTGAAGTCCCTCGCGGTGGCGGCGGGCCACCGGTGCGAGGTGCTGTACCCGAACCTGGACCTGGCCGCGCTGCTGGGCGGATCGCTCTACGACGCGGTCGCCGACCTGCCCTCGGAACGGCTGCACATGCTCGGCGAGTGGCTGTTCTCCCACGCCGCGTTCGGTCCCCTGCGCGGTGAGGACGCGTACTTCGCCGAATACCCGGAACTGGCCGGGCTGTGGCACGAGCTGACCGGCGAGGACCTCGGACACCTCGTGTCGCTGCGCCGGGAGGTGTTGCCGGGGTGGCTGGGCAAGCTGCTCGGCGACATCGCGTGGGACACCTACGACGTGATCGGCTTCTCCTCGACGTTCCTCCAGAACACCGCCTCGCTCGCGCTCGGCCGGCTGATCCGGGACCGGTTCCCCGGTCCCCGCCTGGTGTACGGCGGCGCCAACTTCGACGGCGAGATGGGCGAGGAGTACTCCCGCCGGCTGCCTTGGCTGGACTACGTGGTCTCCGGCGAAGCCGATACGACGTTCCCGGCCCTTCTCGCGGCCATCGCGAACGGCGAGCGCGGCACCGGCCTGCCCGGCGTCCACGTGCGGGACGCGGTATCGCTCCCGTTGGCCGGGCCGGCCGCCACGGCGGTCCCGGTGCGGAACCTCGATTCCCTGCCGGTGCCTGACTACCACGAGTACTTCGAGGCGCTCGACCGGTACGACCGGCGCACGGTGCTCGGCGGCAAACCGGTCACCCTGCCGGTGGAGCTGTCCCGGGGGTGCTGGTGGGGCCAGAAGCACCACTGCACGTTCTGCGGGCTGAACTCGGCGGGTATGGCCTACCGGGCCAAGACCGCGGGCCGGGCGATGACCGAACTGAGCGCCTTGCTGCGGGACTACCCGGCCGTCCACGTCGACGCCGTGGACAACATCCTCGACATGTCCTACCTCTCCTCGCTGTGCGTGCGGCTCGGGGAACAGCACTGGGACGTCAACCTGTTCTTCGAGGTCAAGGCCAACCTCAACCGTGCGCAGCTGAGCACCATGCGCCGGGCCGGCATCCATCGCGTGCAGCCCGGCATCGAAAGCCTGAGCACCCACGTGCTCGGGTTGATGCGCAAGGGCGCGACCGTGCTGACCAACGTCCGGTTCATGAAATGGGCGCGGTACTACGACATCTTCGTGCTGTGGAACATGCTGATGGGAGTACCCGGCGAAAACGACGAGGATTACCGCACCCAGGCAGAGCTGATTCCGCTGCTGCACCACCTGCAACCGCCGTCGGGATCGGCCGGGATCTGGCTGGAACGCTTCAGCCCGTACTTCACGGATCCGTCGTTCCCCATCTCCGGTGTCCGGCCGAACGCCAATTACCGGCACGTCTACCCCGAAACGCTGGACCACGCCAAGATCGCGTACTTCTTCGACTACGAGGCGGCCGGGGTGTCGAGTGCCGCCGCGCGGTCGGCGCTCGGCGAGGCGATCGGCGAGTGGCGGCGGCGCTGGCGGTCGCCACGGCGGCCTCAGCTGGTCTACCAGCGGTTGCCGGGTCTGCTCCGAGTTGTCGACCAGCGCGGGGATCAGGTGAAGGTCGCGGAACTGCCGGGCTGGCGGGCCGCGGCCTACGAGGCGGCGGGAGACGCTCCGCGGAGTGCCGCGGGAGTGCGGCGGACCCTGCTCGAACTCGGCGACGACGTAGCCGAGGCAAGCGTGCGCGCGTTTCTCGACAGCTGCTGCCGCGCGGGCATCATGCTCGCGGACGACGGGCACTACCTCGCCATCGCCCTGCCCGAAAACCCCGATTGGTGA